One part of the Luteibacter yeojuensis genome encodes these proteins:
- a CDS encoding PA0069 family radical SAM protein — protein sequence MIRPHKGRGAASNPEGRFESTRHQAEDDGWYREDDEHRPETEVREELARSVITRNDSPDVAFEQATNPYRGCEHGCIYCFARPSHSYLNLSPGLDFETKLFAKTNLEEILRGELSKRNYVCKPINIGSNTDPYQPIEKKWRLTRAALALLNECNHPCTIVTKNALVERDLDILAPMAQRNLVQVFVSINSLDNKLAAKLEPRATAPHRRMKAVETLAQAGVPVGVLVAPIIPALNERDLEAIVEQAAARGAKAVGYTCVRLPHELKQLFREWLDLHYPERAAHIMSLIQQMNGGKDYDSNFATRMRGQGVFAEIIRKRVQVACRKAGLHRAWDVVLDTSCFVPPRVRSPQGELF from the coding sequence ATGATCCGGCCCCATAAGGGGCGTGGCGCAGCCTCCAATCCGGAGGGTCGCTTCGAATCCACGCGCCATCAGGCAGAAGACGACGGCTGGTACCGCGAGGACGACGAGCATCGCCCGGAGACCGAGGTGCGAGAGGAACTCGCGCGAAGCGTCATCACGCGGAACGATTCCCCCGACGTGGCCTTCGAACAGGCCACCAATCCCTATCGTGGCTGCGAGCATGGTTGCATCTACTGTTTCGCCCGCCCGTCGCACTCGTACCTCAACCTCTCTCCCGGTCTCGACTTCGAGACGAAGCTGTTCGCCAAGACGAACCTGGAAGAGATCCTGCGCGGGGAGTTGTCGAAGCGGAACTATGTATGCAAGCCGATCAACATCGGCAGCAACACCGATCCCTACCAACCGATCGAGAAGAAGTGGCGCCTGACGCGGGCGGCGCTGGCGCTGCTCAACGAGTGCAACCATCCGTGCACCATCGTGACGAAGAACGCGCTGGTGGAACGCGACCTCGACATTCTCGCCCCCATGGCGCAACGCAACCTGGTGCAGGTGTTCGTTTCGATCAATTCGCTGGACAACAAGCTGGCCGCGAAACTCGAGCCGCGCGCCACGGCGCCGCATCGGCGTATGAAGGCGGTGGAGACGCTGGCGCAGGCCGGGGTTCCCGTGGGGGTCCTCGTCGCGCCGATCATTCCGGCGCTCAATGAGCGTGACCTCGAAGCGATCGTCGAGCAGGCGGCGGCCCGTGGTGCGAAGGCGGTGGGGTACACCTGCGTTCGCCTTCCTCACGAACTGAAGCAGCTGTTTCGCGAGTGGCTTGACCTGCATTATCCCGAACGCGCCGCGCACATCATGAGCCTGATTCAGCAGATGAACGGTGGCAAGGATTACGACAGTAACTTTGCGACGCGCATGCGCGGGCAGGGTGTGTTCGCGGAGATCATACGCAAGCGGGTGCAGGTGGCGTGCCGCAAGGCGGGCCTGCATCGTGCCTGGGATGTGGTGCTCGATACGTCGTGCTTCGTACCGCCGCGGGTCCGTTCGCCACAAGGGGAGTTGTTCTAG
- a CDS encoding FMN-dependent NADH-azoreductase encodes MNILHIDASPRAESHSRKLSAAIVERLLDVSPGASVTRRDFAIDPVPHAWSDYATALSSPTTLADPPPGSLDFSESLIREVEAADAVVIGTPMHNLTVPSVLKAWIDQVLRATRTFRSTPMGKVGLLQDRPVFIAIASGAIFSGERANQPDFLTPYLSAVLGSMGLQTVHFLAVQGTAFLDDGQAALAREEALATVDFAIPA; translated from the coding sequence ATGAACATCCTCCATATCGATGCCAGCCCGAGGGCCGAATCGCACAGCCGGAAGTTGTCGGCGGCGATCGTCGAAAGGCTCCTGGACGTCTCGCCGGGCGCGAGCGTCACCCGGCGCGATTTCGCCATCGATCCGGTGCCGCATGCGTGGTCGGATTACGCGACGGCCTTGTCGTCGCCGACGACCCTGGCGGATCCTCCGCCCGGGTCGCTGGACTTCTCGGAGTCGCTTATCCGGGAAGTCGAGGCGGCGGATGCGGTCGTCATCGGAACGCCCATGCACAATCTCACCGTTCCGTCGGTACTCAAGGCATGGATCGACCAGGTCCTTCGAGCGACCCGCACCTTCAGGTCCACGCCGATGGGGAAGGTGGGCTTGCTCCAGGATCGCCCCGTGTTCATCGCGATCGCCTCCGGGGCGATCTTCTCGGGTGAAAGGGCGAACCAGCCCGATTTCCTCACCCCATACCTGTCGGCGGTGCTGGGAAGCATGGGGCTGCAAACCGTCCACTTCCTCGCCGTGCAAGGCACGGCGTTCCTGGATGACGGGCAAGCCGCCCTGGCGAGGGAAGAAGCGCTGGCGACGGTGGACTTCGCGATTCCGGCTTAA
- a CDS encoding carboxymuconolactone decarboxylase family protein has protein sequence MSRTTAIAPDQVPADSKPTLDAFTKNIGFTPNMMTVFAQSPLAFNAWATLLGSLSKALDVKTRDSIGLAVSEVNGCNYCLGVHSFTAGHMAKLPPDEIILARKGHATEPKRDAAVQFARKVIASRGQVADADLKAVRDAGYTEANIIEIIALVAMYSLTNFFNNVFDHEKDFPIVAPAGSI, from the coding sequence ATGTCCCGAACGACTGCAATCGCGCCCGACCAGGTACCGGCCGATTCGAAACCGACCCTCGATGCCTTCACCAAGAACATCGGGTTCACGCCGAACATGATGACCGTTTTCGCGCAAAGCCCGCTGGCGTTCAACGCCTGGGCCACCCTGCTCGGTTCGCTGAGCAAAGCGCTCGACGTGAAGACCCGCGACAGCATCGGGCTCGCGGTGTCCGAAGTGAACGGTTGCAACTATTGCCTCGGGGTCCACAGCTTCACCGCCGGGCACATGGCCAAGCTGCCGCCCGACGAAATCATTCTTGCCCGCAAGGGGCACGCGACCGAGCCGAAGCGCGACGCCGCGGTCCAGTTCGCACGCAAGGTCATCGCGTCGCGTGGACAGGTCGCCGACGCGGACCTGAAAGCCGTTCGGGATGCCGGGTACACGGAAGCGAACATCATCGAGATCATCGCGTTGGTGGCGATGTACTCCCTGACGAACTTCTTCAACAACGTCTTCGATCACGAGAAGGATTTTCCGATCGTTGCCCCGGCAGGATCGATCTGA